The Streptomyces cyanogenus DNA segment CCGCCCTTGCCGCTGACGACCTGGAGCCTGCTCACGTCTTCGAGACTAACCAGTCCGGCCGACACGCACGCGGGAGGCTGTGGATAACGAGGGCCGTGGTGGGCCGCCTGACCCCCGGGCCGCAGCGGCTACAGTCGCCCCCATGACCAAGAAGTGGGAATACCAGACCGTGCCGCTGCTCATCCACGCCACCAAGCAGATCCTGGACAGCTGGGGCGATCAGGGCTATGAGCTCGTGCAGGTCGTGCCGGGGCCGAACCCGGAGTCGCTCGTGGCCTACCTCAAGCGCGAGAAGCAGGAGAACCCGGCGTGAGCGCGGTCGAGACCAAGCTGGCCGAACTGGGCCTGACCCTGCCGGCCGTCGTGCCGCCGCTGGCCGCCTACCAGCCGGCCGTGCAGTCCGGCGGGTACGTCTACACCGCCGGCCAGCTGCCGATGGTGGAGGGCAAGCTGCCGGTCACCGGCAAGGTGGGCGCCGAGGTCACGCCGGAGGAGGCCAAGGAGCTGGCCCGCACCTGCGCGCTGAACGCGCTGGCCGCCGTGAAGTCCGTCGTCGGTGACCTGGACCGCATCGCGCGCGTGGTGAAGGTCGTCGGCTTCGTCGCCTCGGCGTCCGACTTCACCGGTCAGCCGGGTGTCGTCAACGGAGCCAGCGAACTGCTCGGCGAGGTCCTGGGCGAGAAGGGCGTGCACGCCCGCAGCGCGGTCGGCGTCGCGGTGCTGCCGCTGGACGCGCCGGTCGAGGTCGAGATCCAGGTGGAACTCGCTCAGTAACCCCTCTGACCTCGGGTACCTCTCGAACATTCGCCCTATACGGGATAGCCTCCGGCCATGGCGAACGGTCAGTGGTATCCCCCGGAGTGGCCCGACCGCATCCGTGCGCTCGCGGCCGGCACGCTCACCCCGGTGGCCCCCAAGCGCGCGGCCACGGTGCTGCTGCTGAAGGACACCCCGGCCGGACCGGCCGTCCACATGCTGCGCAGACGCGCCTCCATGGCCTTCGCCGGAGGCGCGTACGCGTATCCGGGTGGCGGTGTCGACCCGCGTGACGACGACCGTCAGATCCGCTGGGCGGGCCCCCCGCGCGCGTGGTGGGCCGAGCGGCTCGGCGTCGACGCGGCGGGCGCCCAGGCGATCGTCTGCGCTGCCGTACGGGAGACCTACGAGGAGGCAGGCGTCCTGCTCGCCGGCCCCGACCCGGACTCGGTCGTCGGCGACACCACCGGCGACGACTGGGAGGCCGACCGCGCCGCCCTGGTCGCGCGCGAGCTGTCCTTCGCCGAGTTCCTCGACCGGCGCGGCCTGGTGCTGCGCTCGGACCTGCTGGGTGCCTGGACCCGGTGGATCACCCCGGAGTTCGAGGCCCGCCGCTACGACACCTGGTTCTTCGTGGCCGCTCTCCCCGAGGGGCAGCGCACCCGGAACGCCTCCACGGAGGCCGACCGCACGGTGTGGATCCGCCCCGAGGAGGCCGCTGCCGGCTACGACAAGGGC contains these protein-coding regions:
- a CDS encoding RidA family protein codes for the protein MSAVETKLAELGLTLPAVVPPLAAYQPAVQSGGYVYTAGQLPMVEGKLPVTGKVGAEVTPEEAKELARTCALNALAAVKSVVGDLDRIARVVKVVGFVASASDFTGQPGVVNGASELLGEVLGEKGVHARSAVGVAVLPLDAPVEVEIQVELAQ
- a CDS encoding NUDIX hydrolase, giving the protein MANGQWYPPEWPDRIRALAAGTLTPVAPKRAATVLLLKDTPAGPAVHMLRRRASMAFAGGAYAYPGGGVDPRDDDRQIRWAGPPRAWWAERLGVDAAGAQAIVCAAVRETYEEAGVLLAGPDPDSVVGDTTGDDWEADRAALVARELSFAEFLDRRGLVLRSDLLGAWTRWITPEFEARRYDTWFFVAALPEGQRTRNASTEADRTVWIRPEEAAAGYDKGELLMMPPTVATLRQLLPYGSAAEALAAAPARDLTPVLARARLEDGEIVLSWPGHDEFTKHVPTAPTTAETTGGGPA